One part of the Sorangiineae bacterium MSr11954 genome encodes these proteins:
- a CDS encoding thioredoxin domain-containing protein, which yields MRPAAPGGAAKSGIVQVTEREFEQEVLTSEVPVLIEFSADWCAPCKQIAPQVEAFAREMSGKVKVVKVDIDRAPMLARELRVQSVPTFMVFAQQRIVDVQVGAIGKKQMFAMVEPFLPRSEGAIKPPELAELMRQGMVTPVDTRDKAAYDRAHIPGAAHMALDEIENRLAELHMLAERPVLYCRAGDKSKELAARLAEQDVPVAFLEGGLLGWESDGLPVERP from the coding sequence ATGAGGCCTGCAGCCCCGGGCGGTGCAGCCAAGTCGGGCATCGTGCAGGTGACCGAGCGCGAGTTCGAGCAAGAGGTGCTCACCAGCGAGGTCCCCGTTCTGATCGAGTTTTCCGCCGACTGGTGTGCGCCGTGCAAACAGATCGCGCCCCAGGTCGAAGCGTTCGCTCGGGAGATGAGCGGCAAGGTCAAGGTCGTCAAAGTCGACATCGATCGCGCCCCCATGCTGGCCCGCGAGCTGCGGGTGCAATCGGTCCCCACGTTCATGGTCTTCGCGCAGCAGCGCATCGTCGACGTCCAGGTCGGCGCCATCGGGAAAAAGCAGATGTTCGCGATGGTCGAGCCCTTCTTGCCGCGCTCCGAGGGCGCCATCAAGCCGCCCGAGCTCGCCGAGTTGATGCGCCAGGGCATGGTGACCCCGGTCGACACGCGCGACAAGGCAGCCTACGACCGCGCGCATATCCCGGGCGCCGCGCACATGGCCCTCGATGAGATCGAGAACCGACTCGCCGAGCTTCATATGCTCGCCGAGCGCCCGGTCCTCTATTGCCGCGCAGGGGACAAGAGCAAAGAGCTCGCGGCCCGCCTCGCCGAACAAGACGTCCCCGTTGCCTTCCTCGAAGGCGGTCTTCTTGGCTGGGAGTCCGACGGACTACCCGTCGAACGTCCGTGA
- a CDS encoding AMP-dependent synthetase/ligase, translated as MAETIVERLFNQAKIRPNAPAYYEKQGGAYVSTSWQGYVDQVRAAGKALIALGVKPGGTVSILGYNRPEWVITNLAAMSVGAAAAGIYVTSSAPEVHYIVGHAASSVLLIETAEHWEKVKAGWGELPELAHVVVMRGGPAPDDPRVLSWEAFLAKGSEVPDSLLDERRHALEPGGLALLIYTSGTTGPPKGVMISHDNLAWTADAALGLIQCFPSDCVVSYLPLPHIAEQLFTLHLAITAGYQVYFAESLEKLPENLKEVQPTIFLGVPRTWEKMHAGISAKFAEAKGVKRAMLEFARRTAAAHSSYICRGETPPTSLRLRYKLATRLVLSKLKPAIGMGRARLCVVGAAPIGREVLEFFASLDIIIQEVYGQSEDTGPTSFNQPGKIRLGTVGTPFPGVEVRIAQDGEVIVRGRNVFLGYYKDPEATAETLQDGWLHSGDLGIFDGQGFLNITGRKKEILITAGGKNITPKNIEEGLKKHPLISEAIAIGDRRKYLTALIALDPEATKVFAKERGLDARDGADLHQAPEVVAAVQQAVDETNEQLARVETIKKFAILPRPLSMEKGELTPTLKVKRRVVNENFSQEIEAMYRE; from the coding sequence GTGGCCGAGACCATCGTCGAGCGACTTTTCAACCAAGCGAAGATCCGACCAAACGCGCCAGCCTACTACGAAAAGCAGGGCGGCGCCTACGTGTCGACCAGCTGGCAAGGCTATGTCGACCAGGTGCGAGCAGCCGGTAAGGCGTTGATTGCATTGGGAGTCAAGCCGGGCGGGACGGTGTCGATCCTGGGCTACAACCGGCCCGAATGGGTCATCACCAACCTGGCCGCGATGTCCGTGGGCGCGGCGGCAGCTGGCATTTATGTGACGTCGTCGGCGCCGGAGGTTCACTACATCGTTGGTCACGCCGCGTCATCGGTGCTCCTCATCGAGACCGCCGAGCACTGGGAGAAGGTGAAGGCGGGCTGGGGGGAGCTCCCCGAGCTCGCGCACGTGGTGGTCATGCGCGGCGGACCGGCGCCGGACGATCCGCGGGTGCTCTCTTGGGAGGCGTTCCTGGCCAAGGGGAGCGAGGTGCCCGATTCGCTCCTGGACGAGCGAAGGCACGCGCTCGAACCGGGAGGGCTCGCGCTGCTGATCTACACGTCGGGCACGACGGGCCCGCCCAAGGGGGTCATGATCTCGCACGACAACTTGGCGTGGACCGCCGACGCGGCGCTGGGGCTCATTCAGTGCTTTCCGAGCGACTGCGTCGTTTCGTATCTGCCGCTCCCGCACATCGCCGAGCAGCTGTTCACGTTGCACCTGGCCATCACGGCGGGCTACCAGGTGTACTTCGCGGAGTCGCTGGAGAAGCTCCCGGAGAACCTGAAGGAGGTGCAGCCCACGATCTTCCTCGGCGTGCCGCGCACGTGGGAAAAGATGCACGCGGGCATCTCGGCCAAGTTCGCGGAGGCCAAGGGCGTCAAGCGCGCGATGCTGGAGTTCGCACGGCGGACGGCCGCCGCGCACTCCTCCTACATCTGCCGCGGCGAGACGCCCCCCACATCGCTGCGCCTGCGCTACAAGCTGGCGACGCGGCTGGTGCTCTCCAAGCTGAAACCGGCGATAGGCATGGGGCGCGCGCGGCTGTGCGTGGTGGGCGCGGCGCCCATCGGACGCGAGGTGCTCGAGTTCTTTGCGTCGCTCGACATCATCATCCAAGAGGTCTACGGGCAGTCGGAGGACACGGGGCCCACGTCGTTCAATCAGCCCGGGAAGATTCGACTGGGCACGGTGGGCACGCCGTTCCCCGGGGTCGAGGTGCGGATCGCGCAAGACGGCGAGGTCATCGTGCGCGGCCGCAATGTGTTCCTCGGCTACTACAAGGATCCGGAGGCCACCGCCGAAACGCTGCAAGACGGCTGGCTCCACTCGGGGGACTTGGGCATCTTCGATGGGCAGGGGTTCCTGAACATCACCGGGCGCAAGAAAGAGATCCTCATCACGGCGGGCGGCAAGAACATCACGCCGAAGAACATCGAGGAGGGTCTCAAGAAGCACCCCCTGATCTCGGAAGCCATCGCCATCGGCGATCGCCGCAAATACTTGACCGCGCTGATCGCGCTCGACCCCGAGGCGACCAAGGTGTTCGCCAAGGAGCGCGGGCTCGATGCGCGCGACGGGGCCGATCTGCATCAGGCGCCCGAGGTCGTCGCCGCCGTGCAACAGGCGGTCGATGAAACGAACGAGCAGCTGGCGCGGGTGGAGACGATCAAAAAGTTCGCGATCCTACCTCGCCCGCTCTCGATGGAAAAGGGAGAGCTCACCCCGACGTTGAAGGTCAAGCGACGCGTGGTGAACGAGAACTTCTCACAAGAGATCGAAGCGATGTACCGCGAGTAG
- the rpmI gene encoding 50S ribosomal protein L35: MPKMKTNKAASKRFRVSGTGRVRRPKQGGNHGMQEKSRKRLRRLRKNDMVDKTLQKKIRSLLPYG, from the coding sequence ATGCCGAAGATGAAGACCAACAAAGCTGCCTCCAAGCGATTCCGCGTCAGTGGGACCGGACGCGTTCGTCGTCCCAAGCAGGGAGGCAACCACGGGATGCAGGAAAAATCACGCAAGCGTCTGCGCCGCCTTCGCAAGAACGACATGGTGGACAAGACCCTCCAGAAGAAGATCCGAAGCCTTCTTCCCTACGGCTGA
- a CDS encoding transcriptional repressor, producing the protein MASKMDHPIDNRHAQASLEHFRQLLHAHMAKKGLRSTDQRRLIIETFFQSPNHVSIEELLAQVRVQDPRVGYATVYRTLKLLTECGVAFERRFGDGLTRYELADDSHHHDHLICVECGEITEFEEPRIEDLQEEVAAQYGFELRSHKHEMYGVCPKCRKKPRRN; encoded by the coding sequence ATGGCGAGCAAGATGGATCATCCGATTGACAATCGCCACGCGCAAGCGAGCCTGGAGCACTTCCGGCAGTTGCTCCACGCGCACATGGCCAAGAAGGGCCTCCGGTCGACCGACCAGCGGCGCCTCATCATCGAGACGTTCTTTCAGTCGCCCAACCACGTCAGCATCGAGGAGCTGCTCGCCCAGGTTCGTGTGCAAGATCCCCGCGTCGGCTACGCCACCGTCTACCGCACCTTGAAGCTCCTCACCGAGTGCGGCGTGGCCTTCGAGCGCCGCTTCGGCGATGGTCTCACCCGCTACGAGCTGGCCGACGACTCGCACCATCACGATCACCTCATTTGCGTCGAGTGCGGCGAGATCACCGAGTTCGAAGAGCCCCGCATCGAAGATTTGCAAGAAGAAGTGGCAGCGCAATACGGCTTCGAGCTTCGGAGCCATAAGCACGAGATGTACGGCGTCTGTCCCAAGTGCCGAAAGAAGCCGCGCCGCAACTGA
- a CDS encoding ABC transporter permease — MLRFSTRRLLWAIPTLFGISVIVFLLTSLIPEPAGLASPDALLALDPTVYDALEEERRQRFLDLPRFINEHPSDVRTRAEQALDHIAKDDEHALMAAHTLARLGGAALPHVLPKLDRFAPPERTKVALALAPIGERMGVGSPAELRDPQKASAFWTRFWEDRTLDFTEPSVRRTVGRLLRHTSELRERDITEVDTFALSEILLALKELQQQHAGVGDKEAILRLSGLAAHATGRTVDLTDEPQTAETARQIARDWQSWWYVHKSDYVTFVGPERITAAVSETRYGKWLARAVTGQFGISPLDNRPIFDKLVDGAQITFALTGLAMLASYLIALPLALLSAWRHNKPVDRSLALVLFVLYSLPTFWVAEIFVRVMPPGSAGRILWPSAALTVASLASLSRYQRTAMLEVLGLDYVRTARAKGVSEFRVLVMHALRNAMMPTVTLAGLQLPTLIGGAFIVEEVFALPGLGYQSLRAVEGHDNAWLIAMILLAAVVSTVGLIVSDLAYAALDPRVRELFLRREGTHA, encoded by the coding sequence ATGCTGAGGTTTTCGACGCGACGACTTCTTTGGGCCATTCCGACGCTATTCGGAATCAGCGTCATCGTTTTTTTGCTCACGAGCCTCATCCCGGAGCCCGCGGGGCTCGCCTCGCCCGACGCCTTGCTGGCGCTCGATCCCACCGTTTACGATGCGCTCGAAGAAGAGCGCCGCCAGCGATTTCTCGACTTGCCGCGCTTCATCAACGAGCACCCGAGCGACGTGCGCACGCGCGCCGAGCAAGCCCTCGATCACATCGCCAAAGACGACGAGCACGCTCTCATGGCCGCGCACACCTTGGCGCGTCTGGGCGGTGCCGCGCTGCCCCATGTGCTGCCCAAGCTCGATCGCTTCGCCCCCCCGGAGCGGACCAAGGTCGCGCTGGCGCTGGCGCCCATCGGTGAGCGCATGGGGGTCGGATCGCCCGCCGAGCTGCGCGATCCGCAGAAGGCATCGGCGTTCTGGACCCGCTTCTGGGAGGATCGCACCCTGGATTTCACGGAGCCCTCCGTGCGCCGCACCGTGGGACGCCTGCTCCGGCACACCAGCGAGCTTCGCGAGCGCGACATCACCGAGGTCGATACATTTGCGCTGAGCGAGATCCTGCTCGCCTTGAAGGAGCTGCAGCAGCAGCACGCGGGCGTGGGCGACAAAGAGGCCATCTTGCGCCTCTCGGGGTTGGCGGCGCACGCCACCGGGCGCACCGTGGACCTCACCGACGAGCCGCAAACCGCCGAAACGGCGCGCCAGATCGCGCGCGATTGGCAATCGTGGTGGTACGTCCACAAGAGCGACTACGTCACGTTCGTCGGGCCCGAGCGCATCACCGCGGCGGTGAGCGAGACGCGCTACGGCAAATGGCTGGCGCGCGCGGTGACCGGGCAGTTCGGCATCAGCCCGCTCGATAACCGCCCCATTTTCGACAAGCTCGTGGACGGCGCGCAGATCACCTTTGCGCTCACGGGGCTGGCCATGCTCGCCAGCTACCTCATCGCGCTCCCGCTGGCGCTGCTCAGCGCATGGCGCCACAACAAGCCGGTCGATCGCTCGCTCGCGCTGGTGCTGTTCGTCCTCTATTCGCTGCCGACGTTCTGGGTGGCGGAGATCTTCGTGCGGGTCATGCCGCCCGGCTCGGCGGGGCGCATTTTGTGGCCGTCGGCTGCGCTCACGGTGGCGTCGCTCGCCAGCCTCTCGCGCTACCAGCGCACGGCGATGCTCGAGGTGCTGGGGCTCGACTACGTGCGCACCGCGCGCGCGAAGGGCGTGTCGGAGTTTCGGGTGCTGGTGATGCACGCGCTGCGCAACGCGATGATGCCGACGGTGACCTTGGCGGGGCTCCAGCTCCCCACGCTGATCGGCGGCGCCTTCATCGTCGAGGAGGTCTTCGCCCTCCCGGGGCTCGGTTATCAGTCGCTGCGCGCGGTCGAGGGGCACGACAATGCTTGGCTCATCGCCATGATTCTCCTCGCCGCCGTGGTCTCCACCGTGGGGCTCATCGTGAGCGATCTGGCCTACGCGGCGCTCGATCCAAGGGTCCGCGAGCTCTTTCTCCGCCGCGAAGGAACGCACGCGTGA
- a CDS encoding phenylalanine--tRNA ligase subunit alpha has product MSQGATTPAQPNLFESLEALSKDFSRRFEAAATEQVLREENAKILGKKGELTQVLKQLGSVPGDQRKAIGERVNALRKEVEEAFSARLAALARAKREADLKAPPFDLTLPARESSLLGHRHPITRMREELITIFRSMGFAVHDGPDVELEANNFTRLGFPPDHPATDMQDSFWTTSGHVLRTHTSNVQVHGMMKQKPPMAFIAPGACYRRDDDVTHSPMFHQIEGFLVDEKVTLTHLRGVLSEFAVRLYGSGTKVRFRASYFPFVEPGAEVDVACVFCKRADGTRAGCNICKHTGWIEILGCGMIDPRVFEACGIDSERYTGFAFGMGIERVAMLRYDIPDIRLLFENDPRFLAQF; this is encoded by the coding sequence ATGTCTCAAGGTGCGACGACGCCCGCTCAGCCGAATCTCTTCGAATCGCTCGAGGCCCTCAGCAAGGATTTCTCGCGGCGGTTCGAAGCAGCGGCGACCGAGCAGGTGCTTCGCGAAGAAAACGCGAAGATCCTCGGTAAAAAAGGCGAGCTTACCCAAGTTTTGAAGCAGCTGGGGAGCGTCCCCGGCGATCAGCGCAAAGCCATCGGAGAGCGGGTCAACGCTCTGCGAAAGGAAGTGGAAGAGGCGTTCTCCGCGCGCCTCGCCGCCCTCGCCCGCGCCAAGCGCGAAGCCGATCTGAAGGCGCCGCCGTTCGACCTGACGCTCCCTGCCCGCGAGTCCTCTCTGCTGGGCCACCGCCATCCCATCACGCGGATGCGCGAAGAGCTGATCACGATCTTCCGCTCCATGGGCTTCGCCGTGCACGACGGCCCCGACGTGGAGCTCGAGGCCAACAACTTCACGCGCCTCGGTTTTCCGCCCGACCATCCTGCCACCGACATGCAGGACAGCTTCTGGACGACGTCCGGGCACGTGCTGCGCACGCACACGAGCAACGTGCAGGTGCACGGCATGATGAAGCAGAAGCCGCCCATGGCCTTCATCGCCCCCGGCGCCTGCTACCGCCGCGACGACGACGTGACGCACTCGCCGATGTTCCACCAGATCGAAGGGTTCTTGGTGGACGAGAAGGTGACCCTCACGCACCTGCGCGGGGTCCTCTCCGAGTTCGCGGTCCGCCTCTATGGCTCCGGGACGAAGGTGCGCTTTCGCGCGAGCTACTTCCCGTTCGTCGAGCCGGGGGCCGAGGTCGACGTGGCGTGCGTCTTCTGCAAGCGCGCCGACGGAACGCGTGCAGGATGCAACATTTGCAAGCACACGGGCTGGATCGAGATCCTGGGGTGCGGGATGATCGATCCGCGCGTCTTCGAGGCATGCGGGATCGACTCGGAGCGGTACACGGGCTTTGCGTTCGGCATGGGGATCGAGCGGGTGGCGATGCTCCGCTACGACATTCCGGACATTCGCCTCCTGTTCGAAAACGATCCGCGCTTCCTGGCCCAATTCTAG
- a CDS encoding SAM-dependent methyltransferase, with amino-acid sequence MRDALAATVFYGTNVLLAPITLAGYAIWVTKSVARGNAAGVSSTAQGPLSARYFEHNLGTRPDEPANRLMMALPGVPRLGVRLISGPMLLAHRLTGYVPKAFRYPFEGPVSPQYETSARVAFFDDAVERYVHRGEVDQFVVLGAGFDTRAFRLPNDTRVRSFEVDTPKTQAVKREALAKVDIDASAVTFVAADFERDDWLARLEASGFDRTKPALFLWEGVTMYLDRRAIEETLRKIATTAKGSALAFDYFTTESLESKALYWRYARATTTAVKEKLKFGVDSTPPTRDRLAELLTSCGLSLTTHRTLGEETTTERAWGGFAIATVDR; translated from the coding sequence ATGCGTGACGCCCTCGCTGCAACGGTCTTCTACGGCACCAACGTGCTTCTCGCGCCCATCACCTTGGCGGGCTATGCGATTTGGGTCACCAAGTCGGTCGCCCGCGGGAACGCGGCGGGCGTGTCGAGCACGGCGCAAGGTCCCCTGTCTGCGCGCTACTTCGAGCACAACCTCGGCACCCGCCCCGACGAGCCCGCGAACCGGCTGATGATGGCGCTTCCCGGTGTGCCGCGCCTGGGCGTGCGCCTGATATCCGGTCCGATGCTCCTCGCGCACCGCCTGACCGGCTATGTGCCGAAGGCCTTTCGTTACCCCTTCGAAGGCCCCGTCTCGCCGCAATACGAGACCTCGGCCCGGGTGGCGTTCTTCGATGACGCGGTGGAGCGTTACGTCCATCGCGGCGAGGTCGACCAGTTCGTCGTCCTCGGCGCAGGCTTCGACACCCGCGCCTTTCGACTGCCGAACGATACGCGGGTCCGCTCCTTCGAGGTCGACACGCCCAAGACGCAGGCGGTCAAGCGGGAAGCCTTGGCGAAGGTGGACATCGATGCATCCGCCGTCACCTTCGTCGCGGCCGACTTCGAAAGAGACGACTGGCTGGCGCGTTTGGAGGCGAGCGGCTTCGACCGCACCAAGCCTGCGCTCTTCCTCTGGGAGGGCGTCACGATGTACCTCGACCGCCGCGCCATCGAAGAGACGCTGCGCAAAATCGCCACCACCGCCAAGGGCAGCGCCCTCGCCTTCGACTACTTCACGACCGAGAGCCTCGAGTCCAAAGCCCTCTACTGGCGCTATGCCCGCGCCACCACCACCGCCGTGAAGGAGAAGCTCAAGTTCGGAGTCGACAGCACGCCCCCCACGCGCGATCGCCTGGCCGAGCTGCTCACCTCGTGCGGCCTCTCGCTCACCACCCACCGCACCCTCGGCGAAGAGACGACCACCGAACGCGCCTGGGGCGGCTTCGCCATCGCGACCGTCGATCGCTAA
- the rplT gene encoding 50S ribosomal protein L20 has product MPRAKRGFKARRRRNRILKHASGFHSARSRLFAYAKEVVMKAWVYAYAHRKRKKRDFRRLWIARINAAARTNGTSYSRLVHGLKTANVGLDRKVLSDLAITDAAVFQQIVELANKSVPAASNKSKSVSK; this is encoded by the coding sequence ATGCCGCGCGCAAAACGAGGATTCAAGGCACGTCGCCGTCGTAACCGCATTCTGAAGCACGCTTCGGGTTTCCACAGCGCCCGCTCGCGCCTCTTCGCTTATGCGAAAGAGGTCGTGATGAAGGCGTGGGTCTATGCCTACGCCCATCGCAAGCGCAAGAAGCGCGACTTCCGCCGTCTCTGGATCGCCCGCATCAACGCAGCCGCCCGCACCAACGGCACGAGCTACTCGCGCTTGGTGCACGGCCTCAAGACCGCCAACGTGGGTCTGGACCGCAAGGTGCTGAGCGATCTCGCCATCACGGACGCAGCCGTGTTCCAGCAGATCGTGGAGCTCGCGAACAAGAGCGTTCCGGCCGCCTCCAATAAGAGCAAAAGCGTCTCCAAGTAG
- a CDS encoding phospho-sugar mutase: MSTTTFEDLKATVRAWIEADPDPQTRAELQSLLDAPDPARTDLADRFAGSLEFGTAGLRGVIGGGPNRMNRAVVLRTTWALGKYLLTQFPDAQERGVVVAFDGRTMSREFAEDVASVLAAQQIPAHVFPDVVPTPLAAFAVKHLGAVAGVMITASHNPPEYNGYKLYWRTGSQIVPPVDVDIAALITQAPPAREVAGVPRAEAAARALFHLLDASIERAYLDAVRALELHPGGKRDLRIVYTPLHGVGDRLVRMALDEARFTRVTSVPEQREPDGRFPTVAFPNPEEKGSMDLAYALARREKADLVFANDPDADRLAVAIPDPAAPGGYLQFTGNQVGVLLGHYLLTERPPAAGEKRMVLASLVSSPMLGAIALALGVHYEETLTGFKWIAHRAMQLENSEGYTFIFGYEEALGYTIRDIVRDKDGISAVVLISEIAAVLAERGRTLKDELELLARKYGLYASGQVNVTRKGAKGAEEIRSWMRRLRENPPTEVGSLKVISVVDIEAGTRRLVADGKTETIALPPSDVIVLELSGRARIIVRPSGTEPKIKCYIDVREPITEGEPFTAAERRAQATLDSLAESFRAILGI, from the coding sequence ATGAGCACGACGACCTTCGAGGATCTGAAAGCCACCGTACGAGCTTGGATCGAGGCCGACCCCGATCCGCAGACGCGAGCCGAGCTCCAGAGCCTCCTCGATGCCCCCGACCCCGCGCGGACCGATCTGGCGGATCGTTTCGCGGGCAGCCTGGAGTTCGGAACCGCAGGGCTTCGCGGGGTGATTGGTGGTGGGCCGAATCGCATGAATCGCGCCGTGGTGCTCCGCACGACGTGGGCCCTCGGCAAATACCTGCTGACGCAGTTCCCCGACGCGCAGGAGCGCGGCGTGGTCGTGGCCTTCGACGGGCGGACCATGAGCCGCGAGTTCGCCGAGGACGTGGCCTCGGTGCTGGCCGCCCAGCAAATCCCCGCGCACGTATTCCCCGATGTCGTACCTACTCCGCTGGCCGCTTTTGCCGTCAAGCACCTTGGCGCGGTCGCTGGCGTGATGATCACCGCCAGCCACAACCCCCCCGAATACAACGGCTACAAGCTCTATTGGCGAACCGGCTCGCAAATCGTACCCCCCGTCGACGTCGACATCGCCGCCCTCATCACCCAGGCGCCGCCCGCCCGCGAGGTGGCAGGCGTTCCCCGGGCGGAGGCCGCCGCGCGCGCCCTCTTTCACCTGCTCGACGCCTCCATCGAGCGCGCCTACCTCGACGCGGTCCGCGCCTTGGAGCTCCACCCCGGCGGCAAACGCGATCTGCGCATCGTGTACACCCCCCTGCACGGGGTCGGCGATCGGCTGGTGCGCATGGCCTTGGACGAGGCCCGATTCACCCGCGTCACCAGCGTCCCCGAGCAGCGCGAGCCCGATGGCCGTTTCCCCACCGTGGCCTTTCCGAACCCGGAGGAAAAAGGCTCGATGGACCTCGCCTATGCCCTCGCGCGCCGCGAAAAAGCCGATCTGGTCTTCGCCAACGACCCCGACGCCGACCGCCTCGCCGTCGCCATCCCCGACCCCGCGGCCCCCGGCGGATACCTGCAATTTACAGGTAACCAAGTCGGCGTGCTGCTCGGCCACTACCTGCTCACCGAGCGCCCCCCGGCAGCAGGTGAGAAGCGCATGGTCCTCGCATCCTTGGTCTCGTCGCCCATGCTGGGCGCCATCGCGCTGGCTTTGGGCGTCCACTACGAGGAGACCCTGACCGGCTTCAAGTGGATCGCGCATCGGGCGATGCAGCTCGAGAACAGCGAGGGCTACACCTTCATCTTCGGCTACGAAGAAGCGCTGGGCTACACCATCCGCGACATCGTCCGCGACAAGGACGGCATCAGCGCCGTCGTCCTCATCTCCGAAATCGCCGCCGTCCTGGCCGAGCGCGGCCGCACCTTGAAGGACGAGCTGGAGCTCCTGGCCCGCAAGTACGGCCTCTACGCGAGCGGCCAAGTCAACGTCACCCGCAAAGGCGCCAAGGGCGCCGAAGAAATCCGCTCCTGGATGCGCCGCCTGCGCGAAAATCCCCCCACCGAAGTAGGCTCGCTCAAGGTCATCTCCGTGGTGGACATCGAAGCCGGCACCCGCCGCCTGGTCGCCGACGGCAAAACCGAGACCATCGCACTCCCCCCGAGCGACGTCATCGTGCTGGAGCTCTCGGGCCGCGCCCGCATCATCGTGCGCCCCAGCGGCACCGAGCCGAAAATCAAATGCTACATCGACGTGCGCGAACCCATCACCGAAGGCGAACCCTTCACCGCCGCCGAGCGCCGCGCGCAAGCTACGTTGGACTCTCTGGCGGAGAGCTTCCGCGCGATCCTGGGGATTTAG
- a CDS encoding ABC transporter permease has translation MRDIPPSSAPVSLPEAGLRRAVLQLGQSRFALGGAIVLACFTLLAIFADFLASDWPLVCHFDGHTYILPNVTHPAALADSASFRAARAEGKAGPGNWALDPPVPFGAARESRGDELLPPLKTSAHLLGTDGRGRDVLARVIHGTRTSFGVALFSVIGFIAVGSVLGAAGGFLGGVVDGFVSRTIEVLSAFPTLVLVLVVQALLPNPTRTTLFAAIALARWPEIARLVRAEVLVVLSQDYVTAARALGASPWRVLMRHIVPNARAPVVVAAMFGVAQVVLIEASLSFLRVGVPPGVASWGEMLSELRDYTSAWWLLVVPGLAVFAVVSSLNLVGEALRDTLDPRLRAS, from the coding sequence ATGCGCGACATACCGCCCTCGAGCGCCCCCGTCTCCCTGCCGGAAGCCGGCTTGCGGCGCGCCGTGCTGCAGCTCGGGCAATCGCGCTTTGCCCTGGGCGGCGCCATCGTGCTCGCGTGCTTTACCTTGCTCGCCATCTTCGCCGACTTTCTGGCCAGCGACTGGCCGCTCGTCTGCCACTTCGACGGCCACACCTATATTTTGCCCAATGTGACGCACCCGGCCGCGCTGGCCGACTCGGCCTCGTTCCGAGCCGCGCGGGCCGAGGGCAAGGCCGGTCCGGGCAACTGGGCGCTCGATCCGCCCGTTCCTTTTGGCGCCGCTCGGGAGTCGCGGGGTGACGAGCTCCTGCCGCCTCTAAAGACGAGCGCGCACCTGCTCGGCACCGACGGGCGCGGGCGCGACGTGCTGGCGCGGGTCATTCACGGCACGCGCACCTCGTTCGGGGTGGCGCTTTTTTCGGTCATCGGGTTCATCGCGGTGGGGAGCGTGCTGGGGGCGGCGGGGGGATTTCTCGGCGGGGTGGTGGATGGCTTCGTGTCGCGGACCATCGAGGTGCTCAGCGCGTTTCCCACGTTGGTGCTCGTCTTGGTGGTGCAGGCGCTGCTCCCGAACCCCACGCGGACCACGTTGTTTGCCGCCATCGCGCTCGCCCGGTGGCCGGAGATTGCCCGCCTGGTCCGAGCCGAGGTGCTGGTCGTTCTTTCGCAGGACTACGTCACGGCCGCGCGCGCCTTGGGGGCTTCGCCTTGGCGGGTCTTGATGCGGCACATCGTGCCCAACGCGCGGGCCCCCGTCGTCGTGGCTGCCATGTTTGGCGTCGCCCAGGTGGTGCTGATCGAGGCTTCGCTGTCGTTTTTGCGGGTGGGGGTTCCGCCGGGGGTGGCGTCCTGGGGTGAAATGTTGAGCGAGCTCCGCGACTATACGAGCGCGTGGTGGCTCCTGGTGGTCCCGGGGCTCGCGGTGTTTGCGGTCGTCTCGTCGCTGAACCTCGTGGGGGAGGCCCTTCGGGACACGCTCGATCCGCGGCTTCGTGCCTCGTAG